CCAGGTCAACCAGACAAATCAGCCCCAATCAGGGGGAACTTCGGTTTAGTCGCCGAGAGCGTGCCTTGTGGACCCGGCACGGTCCGCCCGCCGAGCACTTCGAACGAGGGCCGGGCGAAACCCAATAGCGATTTTCACGCCAGGTAATAAGTAGCAATCCGGAGAGGATACGACTGAAAGCCCTTGAACCACTTGGAGAAATCAGCGGGTACACGTGGGCGGCCGCGGCTACCCGCCTCGACTGACCGGCGGGCGGGGAATCACGGTATCGAGGATCCGCATGAGCTGGCGCCTGTTGGGTGGAGCGCCGGTGAGCAACAGGTGCTGACTGATCAACGCGGGTCCGACACGTGCCGTCAGCGGGGCGAGGTTGGCGGGATCGATTTCGCCGTTACGTTCGCCGGTTCGCAGAATCGATTCGATGATGCGAAGACGAGGGGCCACGACGGCGTCGGCGAAGATGGCCCTTAGCTCCGGTTCGTGAACGAGCTGACCGATGATATCCAGGCCGGGGAAGGCGGTCTTGCCGGCCAGCACGTCACAGTGCGCGGTGAACACCGCGAGCAGGTTCTCCCGTGCCGGCCGGTCGGCACGCGGCTCAGGCAACGGCGGCAGGGCGTAGAGCAAAGCGGCCTGCACAAGTGCACGCTTGCTGGGCCAGCGTCGATACAATGCGGCTTTACCGGTGCGGGCCCGGGCCGCGATCCCCTCCATGGTCAGCCCGCCGTACCCTACGGCGGACAATTCGGCCAGTGTCGCGTCGTACAGCGCATTCTCGAGGACTTCGCCTCGGCGGCGGCTGCGTACGGCTTTGGTCTGCTGCGCCATTCTGCGATAGTAGCCGTTATCGTTTCTCATGGACGGGCGCACGTCGTGGTTCTCTGATAGCGCCGACGTCGTCGCACGAAATGCTATTGGCCCGATCAACATTCGAACGGCCATGCGTTATCTGCGTTCTTCCCAGGGATTTTGACCGGAAACGGCTACCACGAATTTGTTGCGGTGCTCGGCTGCGATACCGGTATGGTTCATCCATGGTGTCCCAGGAGACTCCGCGGCTGCTGTTCGTGCACGCCCACCCCGACGACGAAAGCCTCACCACGGGTGCGACTATCGCGCACTACAGCGCTCGCGGTGCCCAGGTGCGGGTGGTCACCTGCACACTCGGCGAAGAGGGTGAAGTCATCGACGACCAGTGGGCCCAGCTGGCCGTCGACCACGCGGACCAACTCGGCGGCTACCGCATCGGTGAACTCGCTGCTGCGTTGCGTGCACTCGGCGCCGACGGGCCGGTCTTTCTCGGCGGCGCGGGCCGCTGGCGCGACTCCGGCATGCCCGGCACCCCACGGCGGCACCGGCAGAAGTTCGTCGACGCCGCCAAACGCGAA
This Mycobacterium xenopi DNA region includes the following protein-coding sequences:
- a CDS encoding TetR/AcrR family transcriptional regulator: MAQQTKAVRSRRRGEVLENALYDATLAELSAVGYGGLTMEGIAARARTGKAALYRRWPSKRALVQAALLYALPPLPEPRADRPARENLLAVFTAHCDVLAGKTAFPGLDIIGQLVHEPELRAIFADAVVAPRLRIIESILRTGERNGEIDPANLAPLTARVGPALISQHLLLTGAPPNRRQLMRILDTVIPRPPVSRGG